From Weissella confusa, a single genomic window includes:
- a CDS encoding carbamoyl phosphate synthase small subunit, translated as MTKRYLILQDGTIFAGEAFGSPATNFGEIVFHTGMTGYQEVITNPIYHNQIVMFTSPTIGAAGINHRADESIVPTVKGVVVREVADISTNRLQSMSLHDYLKRHNVPGISQIDTRALARHLRKTGTQKASIVDAPDDHAFDQLRAMVLTTRQVPQVSTPKAYANPGRGANVVVLDFGLKNGILRMLSDFDANVTVLPYNATSDEVANLDPDGIVLSSGPGDPRQIPDETFDIIRQFEQRVPMFGIGLGHELFALANGAKLQQMPVEHHGMNHPIREQITNRIMFATQGQGFSVDPDSVRDTDMFVTHIDMTDGIIQGLRHRDYPAFSVQFFPDTAPGPIEATQAFDEFMEMVTARRGGWLS; from the coding sequence ATGACAAAACGTTATTTAATTTTGCAAGATGGCACGATTTTTGCCGGCGAAGCGTTTGGATCACCTGCGACGAATTTTGGGGAAATTGTTTTTCACACGGGGATGACGGGGTATCAAGAGGTTATTACCAACCCGATCTATCACAATCAGATTGTGATGTTCACCTCACCAACGATTGGGGCGGCTGGTATTAATCACCGCGCCGATGAATCAATTGTGCCAACGGTTAAAGGTGTGGTAGTACGTGAAGTCGCCGATATCTCAACCAATCGTTTGCAATCGATGAGTTTGCACGACTATTTGAAGCGTCATAACGTACCCGGTATTTCACAAATTGATACGCGCGCTTTGGCTCGTCATTTGCGTAAGACGGGGACGCAAAAGGCCTCAATTGTTGATGCGCCAGATGACCACGCGTTCGATCAATTGCGCGCGATGGTTTTGACGACGCGTCAGGTGCCACAAGTTTCAACGCCCAAGGCTTATGCTAACCCAGGGCGTGGGGCGAACGTAGTGGTACTAGATTTCGGTTTGAAAAATGGTATTTTGCGCATGCTAAGTGACTTTGATGCCAATGTGACGGTGTTGCCATACAACGCCACGTCGGATGAAGTTGCTAACTTGGACCCCGATGGTATTGTGTTGTCATCAGGACCGGGTGACCCACGTCAAATCCCAGATGAAACATTTGATATTATTCGTCAATTTGAGCAACGCGTGCCAATGTTTGGCATTGGGTTGGGACATGAATTATTTGCGCTCGCCAATGGTGCCAAGCTACAACAAATGCCAGTTGAACACCATGGGATGAATCACCCAATCCGTGAGCAAATCACGAATCGCATTATGTTTGCGACACAGGGGCAAGGGTTCAGTGTTGATCCAGATTCTGTGCGTGACACTGATATGTTTGTTACACATATCGATATGACGGACGGGATTATTCAAGGATTGCGTCACCGAGATTACCCAGCGTTTAGTGTGCAATTTTTCCCAGATACAGCGCCAGGACCAATTGAAGCAACGCAGGCCTTTGATGAATTTATGGAAATGGTGACTGCACGTCGAGGAGGGTGGCTATCATGA